In the Hordeum vulgare subsp. vulgare chromosome 7H, MorexV3_pseudomolecules_assembly, whole genome shotgun sequence genome, one interval contains:
- the LOC123410134 gene encoding peroxidase 1-like, with translation MAIRSILLPLALLVLSASSAAVGQLEIGFYSKTCPDAEKIVREEMVKIIAAAPSLAGPLLRLHFHDCFVRGCDASVLLESTDGNVAEKDAKPNKSLRGFGSVERVKAKLEAACPGIVSCADVLTLMSRDAVVLAKGPFWPVALGRRDGRVSSATEASNELPPASGDVPLLAKIFASKGLNLKDLVVLSGAHTLGTAHCPSFADRLYNTTGENGAYGLVDPSLDSEYADKLRLKCKSVDDRAMLSEMDPGSFKTFDTSYYRHVAKRRGLFRSDSALLFDATTKDYVQRIATGKFDDEFLKDFSASMIKMGDVGVLTGAEGEIRKKCYAPN, from the exons ATGGCGATCAGGTCTATCCTGCTCCCTCTGGCCCTGCTAGTCCTCTCAGCTAGCTCCGCAGCGGTGGGTCAGCTGGAAATCGGCTTCTACAGCAAGACATGCCCGGACGCCGAGAAGATCGTCCGCGAGGAGATGGTCAAGATCATCGCCGCAGCGCCCAGCCTCGCCGGTCCACTCCTCCGGCTCCATTTCCACGACTGCTTTGTCAGG GGTTGTGACGCCTCTGTCCTGCTCGAATCCACCGACGGCAACGTGGCGGAGAAGGACGCCAAGCCGAACAAGAGCCTGCGAGGGTTCGGCTCCGTGGAGCGGGTGAAGGCCAAGCTCGAGGCTGCCTGCCCGGGCATCGTCTCCTGCGCCGACGTGCTTACCCTCATGTCGCGCGATGCTGTCGTGCTGGCCAAGGGCCCCTTCTGGCCGGTGGCGCTGGGCAGGCGAGACGGCAGGGTGTCCAGTGCTACGGAGGCCAGCAACGAGCTGCCCCCGGCCTCCGGCGACGTCCCTCTGCTAGCCAAGATCTTCGCGTCCAAGGGCCTCAACCTCAAGGACCTCGTCGTCCTCTCCGGCGCCCACACGCTCGGCACAGCGCACTGCCCGTCCTTCGCCGACCGGCTCTACAACACCACCGGCGAAAACGGTGCATATGGCCTCGTCGACCCATCTCTGGACAGCGAGTACGCTGACAAGCTGAGGCTCAAGTGCAAGAGCGTTGATGACCGCGCTATGCTGTCGGAGATGGACCCCGGGAGCTTTAAGACCTTCGACACCAGCTACTACCGCCACGTCGCCAAACGGAGGGGCCTCTTCCGCTCCGACTCCGCGCTCCTCTTCGACGCCACCACCAAAGACTACGTCCAGCGCATCGCCACCGGCAAGTTCGACGACGAGTTCTTGAAGGACTTCAGCGCGTCCATGATCAAGATGGGCGACGTCGGCGTGCTCACAGGAGCCGAGGGAGAGATCAGGAAGAAGTGCTACGCCCCCAACTAG